TTTGCCATTCAGTACTCCGAAAGCAGCGCTGATCTGGCGAGTCGGTTCATTTTCTGGTTTGCGCCCAACACTTCGGGCGGGGAGATAACCAAACGCCCGAATATCAGTGTCGTTGGATCGGGGTGGAATCAGCCCACGCAGGATTTGATAAACGCATTCGAAGCGGGTGATAAACGAAAAGACGTCTCCATCGGATTCTGGAAAGGTGTCGACTGGGATTCTCAGATTCGTTCCATACCCTATTGTGCCAAATACAAACCACCTATTTCGGCTCCCGACGATCGATGTAGCGATAATCTGCCCGTTTTGCGCTATTCCGATGTACTGTTGATGTATGCCGAAACGCTTAATGAACTCGGTAGGACGAGCGAAGCGCTTCCCTACGTGCAGCAGGTTCGTACCCGAGCGGGTTTGGTAAATTCCCTGGCTGGCCTGGATAAGACAGCACTGCAAACCCTGATTGCCAAAGAACGGCAGGTTGAATTCTGTTTTGAAAATCAGCGCTGGTATGACTTAAAACGAACGGGAAAAGCGATTGAGGTGATGACTGCCCATGGCAAACGGGAGAAATCGCTTAAATCGTTCTTGTATCCTGAAGCATACGCTATTACGCCCGCCAAACTAGTAGCGCCCATTCCGAATACGGAGGTTTCTATCAATAAAATTGAGCAGAATCCTGGCTATTAACCCAACTAATATTTAGCATCTTGAAACCATTCCTTTTCTTACTAGTCGCCGGAATCGTAGCCATCGGCTTTCGACCGATGGACCGTTGTTCAGCTAAGCTGCCCACAGCTCCCAATATTATATTCTTGCTGGCCGACGACCAGCGATGGGATGCGCTTGGGGTGGCAGGGAATACCATCATCCAAACCCCTAACCTCGACCGACTGGCCCGCGATGGATTTTATTTCCGCCGTTCCTATGTGACGACTCCCATCTGTGCCATTAGCCGGGCCAGCATCTTTAGCGGACAATACGCCCGCCGTCATGGGATCATCGATTTTGCCACCCCGTTTACCGATTCTGCGTTGGCTAATACCTATCCTATGTTGTTGAAAAAAGCAGGCTATCGAATCGGATTTATTGGCAAATATGGGGTTGGTAACAAAATGCCGACCGAAGCCTATGACTACTGGCGTGGCTTCGGAGGACAAGGTAATTATGCTGCGAAGGACGCCCAGGGCCAGCCGATTCATCTGACCGATTTGATGGGCCAGCAAATGGAGGAGTTCCTCCAGGCCAACCCTCAGGGCAAGCCGTTTTGCCTTTCGGTGAGCTTTAAGGCTCCCCACGCCCAGGATGCAGCTAATCCCGAATTTCCCTATGCCGACCGTTTCGGAAAACTCTACACTGACAAAACCATAAAACGCCCTGTTCTGGCTCAGGATAAATATTATCGGCAATTTCCGGAGTGGTTTCGGCATAACGACAAGAACGAGTCCCGCATTCGCTGGAGCCGCCGATTTGCGACCGATTCGCTATTTCAGCAAACCACCAAATCCTACAATCGGCTGATTACCGGGGTAGATGATGTGGTGGGGCAGCTCCGTCGTTCGTTGCAG
This window of the Spirosoma aerolatum genome carries:
- a CDS encoding sulfatase family protein, whose product is MKPFLFLLVAGIVAIGFRPMDRCSAKLPTAPNIIFLLADDQRWDALGVAGNTIIQTPNLDRLARDGFYFRRSYVTTPICAISRASIFSGQYARRHGIIDFATPFTDSALANTYPMLLKKAGYRIGFIGKYGVGNKMPTEAYDYWRGFGGQGNYAAKDAQGQPIHLTDLMGQQMEEFLQANPQGKPFCLSVSFKAPHAQDAANPEFPYADRFGKLYTDKTIKRPVLAQDKYYRQFPEWFRHNDKNESRIRWSRRFATDSLFQQTTKSYNRLITGVDDVVGQLRRSLQQRGLSENTIIVYTSDNGFYEGEYGFADKWYGHELSIRVPLIIYDPRQQAWHGRTTDQYTLNIDIAPTLLTFAGVSVPARMQGHTLTQLMDTPATPWRKEFYFEHPINIPAVFIPQSEGVLSADRKYVHYYNVREPADTYEEVYDLKADPKELVNLAAQPQGKALKTTLLPIFERLKEAAR